From the Glycine max cultivar Williams 82 chromosome 11, Glycine_max_v4.0, whole genome shotgun sequence genome, the window atattttaaaacagtAAGATTGAGTGTCGAGTCCACATGTACTTTGTCTACTCAGAGTTTGTATATGTTCAATTTTAAgcaattaatgaattaaattcGATATTGGTCGAATAATGATACAAAATGTAAAATTcaacataaataaagataattaagtAGAGTACATTAAAGAGATAGAATATAAACACTCGAGGGGTGAGTTGTCGGTTGAAGCAGACTTACGGAACGTGTTGGGATTCAGTCTACTAAAACTACTCTTGACGCAACATTAAagattttttactatttaactTATTCCGATAATTACCTTCATCCGCTAACCTACCCTAATCATGATCTCTCATGTGAAATAGCCTAAATTACCTAATTTCACTCATAATTCCTAGAATCATTACATTAAGAGTGATTGGTTGCTGAGCTCCCAACAATGGGTGATTtagtctctcattgtcatgagagacttaCTAATACAAAAAGGAAACAAGAGGTACGGAAGAGAAcgaaagaaaatggaggaaaggATTCACAAGTGAGTGAGTTCTCCCTCTTCTCTCATGTCCTAGCTCCTTATTTGGTCTCAAAAaaacttccttttgatttctcccctttttaatgtaacacagttatattttttgACATTGACGGTATGCTAAGCCTATGGGCGCTGAGCGCACATGCAAAGTTCAATTGGCATAAGTGAGTGCGCGCTGAGCCGACAGATGTGGGCTAAGCTACCAGATGCGCACTAAGCCGTCATATGTATCCTAAGCCTAACCTCCCAGTTGGCTCTTCGTGTTGAGCGATTGTTGACGCGCTGAGCGTGCTGCTCCAATTCTTCAATCCTCTTGAGGCCTCCTGCCATGTTATTCTGCAAAAATATACGATAAAAAACACTATAAATTAACTAACTTTAGCATCTATTAGATAAAAACTCAGAAGAAGCTAAATTCCTAATGTTTTAACACAAGAACaataaaagagaggaaaattagataattactatatgatttaaatattcGAATTACGTATGCATAACAATTATCGCTTGGGAGACTGTCCTAAGGAAGAGATAGGCTATATCTGATGAATGGTTTTTCTGTTACAAAGTGTTGAGTAGAAGAAGTGTAGATGCAGGGGTTTTGCAAGTTAGAATTGCTCGAATGTTATCAATTAttgcttttttcttcttctgtaaTCCTCTATATGGGAGTATTTATCAGATTCTGTAGTGTGTTTTGGAGGGTTTGTCAAGGGGCATTGCTTTTTTATTCCGCTTTTGAGGAAGATTTTGTAAAGAGGTTAGCTAGTTAGACACTATTCTCCAGCCAATTTTAGTAAATAGTAACTATAATGTTTGGCTGGAGAAACACGATAAATGCAAAGGAATATTCTAAAGGGCAAAGGtgacttaaaaacaaaaatatatctaaatatAGAGTATAAACATTTAATTGTATTTGATTGTATAACTATTGAATTGTATACATGTACAAATTGataaggaaatttttttcaaacctCAGCAGATCCCTAAAATTTGGATGCTTTGAAGGATTTGGAGAGAAAATCATGACTCTCTAATCTTATTGAGTCATGATGTTCAAAAGGGAGGCTCTTGTTTTAACCATGCGCCTAAAGACGATCTCCAAAGCATTTTCTATGCTTTCAATGGCATTCTCCAATTTTTCCAATCTTTCACGTGCAGCCTGCATCTTTTCAACATTAGTACCATCACTTAGAAGGGTGCTTAAAGATGCTTCCACACATTGCAACTCATTGGAATTCTCTTGTTTCTCTTCACATGCTATCACTCCCTTATGCATTAATTTTGCTACGAATAACCATTTGGTTGCCTTTGACTTTGAAGCAGGCGCGGCCAAGAAAGTTAACAAGGATTGGAAGATAGACATGTTCATTACAATGACTTCCCTAAGCACTCTAACCAAAGCAACAAGTTGTTGGTCTTGATTCAAGAGTGGGGATGCTACAAATTTGCTCTCCGTTTGCTTCAAAGTTGAGATCATTTTCTTGgcattcttcttcatcttctttgagAAGAAATTGTATTCGGCTACAATTTTTTCAATGCTTGAATCCCCCTTTCTCCTTCTAAGAGCAGAATGAAGGGATTGGACATTTTCCTTAGTTTGTAAAATGGTGTCCCTTGTGATGCCACAGATATCCAAAATTCTCACTGATCCATCAAGTAGTTCTTCCATGCATTTCTCACCTTGATGGTTGGAAATCAGCTTTTGGGTTGATGCCATGTTGAGAAGATCTTCCAAGTCAATATGCAAGTCTTGAAGCAAGGACAAGCCAGTGCCAATTGACTTTGATGTGGATGTGGAAGTGGCTTCCCATGTTTTGAGCTTGCTCAGCTCTTCCTCTACTGTAATGGTGCTAGGATGAGATCCAGTGGGAAAACTATTTGAGCGAACATGGAACTTGTTTGCCATGGTTACTCTttgtattttgttctttttcaaaGGAAGCTCAATGTTTTTGTTCTCTCATCAAGTCCTTaactctctttatatataagtGCAAACAACGGCATGTCATGATTCATTCTAATTGGTCAAGAAAATAGACAGCACAGCTATCCTTTCATAATGAACGTGGGCATGTGGTACCAGCATGTGTTTCCTATTAATTTGGTGAACTTGTCACATCTCTGCCAAACATTGTTAACTTTTAGTTGTGATATAATACATGCCAAAATGATGTGTATTGCTGGCATGTCCTCCGAGTGTTGGCAATCAGAAACCCCTCATTAGTCATCAGCTAGTTTGCCTCCTTTGCTGCCACATTGCCTCttgatttcaaaatataaaaatgctgTTGTTTGAGCTTCAAGGCTATCCATTACCTGGCTTGTCTCAATGGTAAGGAGCTAGAACTGCAAATGGTGTAATAAATGGCCTTTTGGATTGCTGAGATCCGGATCTTGTGGGATGTGACAAATGGACAGCAATTTGAGTTTATACAATTTTGAGACCAAAATGATGAGTTATTTTGCGTGTGCACGAGTGGCATGCAACCCTTATGTCTCTGTTGATTTTACCAACTCTCTCATTACTTCATTGTGTTTTAAACGGAAGACTCTCATTCCtatatattcttttctttagTAATCTCGTGGTACATATAAAGGACTAGTATTCTACGGTTCTACTGTCAAGGAACAAAAAACATCACAGATTTCCAATCCTCAAAATCAAACGTTAATAATGGTTTTGTCAGTTGATGCTATTTAGCAATTGACATCCACTTCCAGAACGTAGGTCTGATCCACACACGCATGAGTTATTAGGTTGctgtttatttttaactttttacagaattaattttaataaaattatttttgaatttttgtatgTAATTGAGAATttgtacaaattatttttttctgaaaacaAGAGTCGTTGAAAAGGTTGACTattgtaattgtaattattagtgaaaatagaaaattgaaaCAGAAAGGGAACATTTCCTTAGACCAAACAGGGCCTAAACATCTATATTCAAGCATCAACAAACACACAGATTAAGACCAAAGCACCATTACCTATAATATTTATTCTCATTGAATATGAACCATAGACAGAAACAAGGATTAACACCAAAATCAGACAGTTCTTTCACCAAAACTGCCcttctttatatttaattactGAAATAATGATAGAcagattaaatataaattcatgCATAGTGTGTTCAAAATCTATAATATTGTATAAGGTTTATCAGCGTTCACCTACTAAAACTCTTTCACTGATACCCACAGATGACTAATTAGCATGTGGTCAACacttctatatttttaattacttgtcAAGGTATGATAAGAGTTTGGTAGTTTTGTAGCTTTTAACAAACTactataaatatgaatttttaaatgataaggATACTGACTTTACCCTATTGGAttcaacattttttcttttcatgtatCTTATCCCCGGCCTTTTCTTTGTAGGGCacattatttcttaattttgggGTGTTAGCTCAGTTGTAGGATCATTATTTCTTATGATTCTGATGTGAAACATTTTTCCTAAGAACAAAGTCTGTAAAATCTAGTAGTATTAAAACAGGAGACagagaaaaaagtaaaagaatctATTATCAGTAACATGTCTTTACTGTGTTCTGGACTAATTGAGGCTAATTCTGCACAATGGAAATTCTTCTCAAATCCATCATTAAAGGAAAAGGTCAACAATTAGAGCAGTCAGCTTTTCCATTATCTGTTGTTATTCTTTAGGTTATTAAGTAATTGAAcatgtattcctcaatttttctttcttgatttTTGAGCATTTTTGTGTGGACTTTTACCAACATAATCTTCGACAACAATCTGTTTATTTGAAGAGAGACGTAGATAAATCACTTAGCTGGTGATTTATTAGTATTTAAACATCTCTTAAAAATATTCTGTACTGTAGACCtgagaattttaaaaatgctTTTTCATCCTATGGAGATGGTATAAAATGATGCGAATGCCATTTATTTGCTTAAAATAGGTGGCACCATATAAATGTACAGAAACTCCCACAAGCTCGGTAGACTTGAAAGGTAGCTCAATCTGGCAGTGATCTAATAGAGAGAAATTCAATTGTTGACAAGTTAGGTTATGATATTGAAACATTTCTTCTTACTCTTCCCCGAAGGAAATTCTATTCAATTTTACAACAAGAATTGCATCTGATCTGATCATGAAAGCAAATCTTACTAAACTAAAAATTAGAGAATAATCTGGATTTTTAtaagagggcgagccctggtgcagcggtaaagttgtgccttggtgacttgttggtcatgggttcgaatccggaaacagtctctttgcatatgcaagggtaaggctgcgtacaacatccctcccccataccttcgcatagcgaagagcctctgggcaatggggtacgaagtttaaTCTGGATTTTTATAAAATGGAGGAAAGTCCTGGCATCAAAGAATGCCTTGACCTGATCAGAGGAACATGCTAATTGCAATATCCTCACAAAATGCATTTGGCACGAGAATTTGTTGTTCTATGCACAACCATACTATTATCATTGATTCTAATATATTAAGAGCATTGATTACTTGATTAGAGGCTCTGTCACAGACTCGGACCTCAAGTCTATCAAATATATTACACACACAGGCAATTGTTCTCTCTGCTTTGATTGGTAATACTGTACCAAAAGGGCCAAAGTGAGACTAAAGAACTTCAAATTCAACCAGAGACACATCCTAACAAAGTTGAATGGTTAAGAGACACCCTTACTCCATTTGCTTCAACTGTTAAGGTGCGCAAACACACTAGCAGAATTACCATTTGCACCCTAAGATAGTTGGTATCCAAACTATTAGTAATGTTGGAGTGGCAAGTGTAACTGAAGTGGTCTCACattgaaagaaatggacaagTTGGATTAACATACACATAAGAGAGACCCATAAACCTTGTGTAATTGGCTCGTGGACCGTTAACAGAGATCTCTTTTGAATTTACCAGGTATTCCCTAACAGGTAAGCTATAATGTTTACCAAATAGAAACTCGATAAATGTAAAGGAATATTCTCTCTAGTAAAAAGGTGacttaaaacaataatatattgaaatatagagtataaatattttgttgtatttgaTTGTATAACTATTTGAATTGTATACATGTACAAATTGACGAGGCAAAATTTTTCAATCCTCAGCGGATCCCTAAAATTTGGATGCTCTGCAGGATTTGGATAGAAAATCATGACTCTCTAATCTTATTGAGTCATAATGTTCAAAAGGCAGGCTCTTGTTTTAACCATGCGCCTAAATACTCCCTCCAAACCATTTTCTATGCTTTCAATGGCATTCTCCAAAGCTTCCAATCTTTCATGTGCAGCCTGCATCTTTGCAACATTAGTACCTGCACTTACAAGGCTGCTTAAAGATGCCTCCACACACTGCAACTCGTTGATGTTCTTTTGGTTCTCTGCGCATGCTATTACTCCCTTGTGCATTAATTTTGCTACCATTAACCATTTGGTTGCCTTTGACTTTGAAGTGGGAAAGGCCAAGAAAGCTAGCAGGGATTGGAAGATAGACATGTTCATTACAATGACTTCTCTAAGCACTTTAATTAAAGAAGCGAGTTGTTGGTCTTGATTCAAGAGTGGGGATACTCCAAATTTACTCTCCACCATCTGCTTCAAAGATGTCATCAACTTCTTgacattcttcttcatcttctttgagAAACAATTATATTCGGCTACAATTTTTTCAATGTTTGAATCCCCCTTTCTCCTTCTAAGAGCAGAATGAAGGGCTTGAACATTTTCCTTAGTTTGTAGCATGGTGTCCCTTGTGATGCCACAGATATCCAAAATTCTCACTGAACCATCAAGAAGCTCTTCTATGCATTCCTCGCCTTGATGGTTGGAAATCATCTTTTGGGTTGATGCCATGTTTAGAAGATCTTCTAAGCGAATATGCAAATCTTGAAGCAAGGACAAGCCAGTGAAAATTGACTTTGATGTGGATGTGGAAGTGGTTTCCCAAGTTTTGAGCTTGTTCAGCTGTTCTTCAACTGTAATGGTGCTAGGATGAGATCCAGTGGGAAAACTATTTGAGCGAACATGGAACTTGTTTGCCATGGTTACTCTTTgtattctgtttttgtttttttatcaaggGAAACTCAATGTTTTTGTGCTCTCACCAAGTCCTTAACTCTCTATATATAGGTGCAAACAACTGCGAGTCATGATTCATTCCTATTGGTTAAGATTCAAGAAAGTAGACAGTACAGCTAACCTCTCATAATGAACGTGAGCATGTGGTACCAGCATGTGTTTCCTATTAATTTGGTGAACTTGTTACGTCTCTGCCAAACATTGTGCACTCTTATTTGTGATATAATACAGACCACGATGATGTTGAAATGGGTTTGATGTGTTTACTTGGCATGTCCTCCGAGTGTTGGCAATTAGAAAACCTCATTAGTCATCAGCAAGTTTGCCTCTTTTGCTGCCACATTGCCTCTTGAATTCAGAATATAAAAATGCTGTTGTTTGAGCTTCAAGGATATCCATTACCTGGCTTGTTTCAATGGTAAGTAGCCAGAACTGCAAAATGCTTTAATATATGGTTTTTTGGATTGATGAGATCCGGATCTGGTGGGATATGACAAATGGACAACAACttgagttatatataattttgattacaaTTTCGAGAACAAAATGATGGGTTATTTTACGAGTGCACGAGTAGCTTGTAAGCCTTTATGTCTCCCTTGTTGATTTTACCAACTCTTTCATTATTTCATTGTGTTATAAACCAACCAATGAAGAATCTCATTCCTTTATATGCTTTTCTTGAGAAATCTTGTGGTGCATATAAAGATTATCCTACGGTCCCATTGTTATTGTTAAGATCTTGggagaaacaaaaaacaattacaCAAACATCACACATTTTCAATCCTCAAAATCAAACGGTAATAAAGGTTTTGTGTGCACAAGGGATTTTGTGCATGCACACATCATTTCTGTCTGAATTGCAATGTTATTGCTGCGTACTCATAGACCTTAATTCAATGGCTGCTTGTTATCTTTTTCACTCGTTACTTTCTACAAAGACTAGCTAGTTCAGTAGACTTCCAACCACAAAAGTATACTTCATTCTTCCCAACCATATTCTTGATAGTTATACCCACGTAGGCAATGAATCTCTTCGTCAGTTCGCAGCTATTTGATCATTTTTACAAGACTTGAGAGAAGAATTCAACCAGAATACATctcggattgcgtaacaatgaataagaaaaagaatatacgatttctttatgtgttaatactattttttataggTTGATTGCAAATAATCGTGATTTAAAGTACaactttatcaattcatgctaTTTAGCATTCTCTTCTGGAACAGAGGTCTGAATATGATCTACACAACCTATTCATGCTATTAagtgaaattattttacattattgaaTGTGATTATAATAAGtttatacttaatttttctGAAATCAATAATGGCTAAAAAGGTGGAATATTTCAATTAGTTTCTCATATATAAGAGttaattacataatttattcggattcaaaaaattattaatttaatttatagaaataaatttatcttaaatttataattttttttaccacgtAGCCATTGttattaatacttttttcttctaattatttGTTAAGAAGAAATATTAGTTGTgtaaaattaatacttttttacatttaattttaatttaaaaataaatttctattattttttacttaaatttatttttagttgtttgaaTATAGTCGTATTTTACttgttatcttaaaaaaatgtttaactttttttatcctaaaatatttttcttttatttttcgttCTCGTCATTGCAAGAATAAAGATAGGTAAAATTATTCTCCCACTTAATGAGAAACCTTCTAATACAGTCTCCGCGGTACACAGTAAACCATTGAATGTAGAAATTaagatttaagatttaaatcaGTTAATACTATATTTATGGACCAATACTTTAATAGTAAATACTTGAACTTaaactaaacaaaatatatgtaacaaaaaaatgttaagtgtacccaaaaaaatatagaaattaatatctgaagaaaaaaaataaggaccAAAAGTCTAAAACCTAACatggttaaaattaaatatataaactaacattttttcaacttgataaaaatatagaacTTGGATTTAATGAAGGTCGGCAATGAGTTGACATTACGGATATTCAGCTTATTCCATTAACTCAATAGTTAAAAATTTGCTATACAAGTTAGTTGAAATGTTCTGTTTATTAAATTGTGAGCCAAACCTATATATAACAGATTGGTTTTGTGCCTGGTAACTAGTACTACTAACTTGAGTATATTTGAGAGCTATTTTGAGTTCGTTTTGAGCtatttttattagttcaaaaacttatttaattatgttcGTAATAtttgatagataaataaatttagtcATAATTTCTAGTATTTTTTAGACGCTATTTAACTAACAtttttacttcttatttttatcttcttattatatattatttctttttttatctcgaagatatttgttaaatttacttttttaccataatattaattttttattattttattataaaaatcaaagataaatacaagacgatttataataattcatgtaCTTTGTTCTATTGATTGAATTAAactcttcaattttattttttctttatatccaCTCAGTTGGGATTATCTTTTGGATATTATCTAAttgcattattttttagaagaatttttaattacattatttattttattgttttaatattatattttaagatactAACAATGGGTTAGTATGACAATATATACTAATACGCAATAGTAAGTGTAtactacttttattttattttaaacatagttgataatattttaagatacaacataagattaataataatatgcacaacataaaaaactaaataattgaaattaaaaacataattaaaaaattgatgtttaaataaagatagtaattaaaaaataaatttataattaccaaaatatatttttattcgtaaaataaaataaaaattatataaaatatcatataattatagtatatgtttatataaattttattttatataaaaatatcattaaacatACCCATTAACAGATCTTAATTTGTTAACAGAtcttaattttcatttgttggaacattgttatcttttttttcgaTAAAGTGGAACATGGTTATCTTTGCTTTCAGACTacctttctaaaaaaataaaaaataaaactcaaattgTTGATATCAGTATTTCCTCTAGATCAcatgaagaaaatcaatatCCCATACCTATCCTGATGGAAATACACCTTTAGATCATTGTTTCCTTAATTGGCagaataattcttttaaaaaaatatggttaaagtgataattttttattttttaggaagcATCCATGAAAACttgtagatataaaaaaaaaattcataagtaattatataaaaaaaaatcatgagtaATAAGACAAATacaagtgaattttttattcGGCAATGCGGACAGCCGGTAGCTACTACTTATGTATCCACCTCACCCTATTATCATTCCTAAGCATAACCTACAAACCTTTACACCTGAAGAGAACGGgcttaataagattttttttatataatttaaataacggAGTTAACTTAATaggaattattaaaaaaaaatagctcaATTGATTAATCAGGAGATATGATATGTgcgttattataaaattttaattacatatcTTCAATtcctacaataattttttttaatgggaaTTAAAATGTTGAGTTTTATTTCAATATAAAGTGGCAATTTTCCTCTCACaatgaattaaaaatcattttaaatatgattttaaaataattat encodes:
- the LOC100776158 gene encoding uncharacterized protein, with the protein product MANKFHVRSNSFPTGSHPSTITVEEQLNKLKTWETTSTSTSKSIFTGLSLLQDLHIRLEDLLNMASTQKMISNHQGEECIEELLDGSVRILDICGITRDTMLQTKENVQALHSALRRRKGDSNIEKIVAEYNCFSKKMKKNVKKLMTSLKQMVESKFGVSPLLNQDQQLASLIKVLREVIVMNMSIFQSLLAFLAFPTSKSKATKWLMVAKLMHKGVIACAENQKNINELQCVEASLSSLVSAGTNVAKMQAAHERLEALENAIESIENGLEGVFRRMVKTRACLLNIMTQ
- the LOC100775610 gene encoding uncharacterized protein, with the translated sequence MANKFHVRSNSFPTGSHPSTITVEEELSKLKTWEATSTSTSKSIGTGLSLLQDLHIDLEDLLNMASTQKLISNHQGEKCMEELLDGSVRILDICGITRDTILQTKENVQSLHSALRRRKGDSSIEKIVAEYNFFSKKMKKNAKKMISTLKQTESKFVASPLLNQDQQLVALVRVLREVIVMNMSIFQSLLTFLAAPASKSKATKWLFVAKLMHKGVIACEEKQENSNELQCVEASLSTLLSDGTNVEKMQAARERLEKLENAIESIENALEIVFRRMVKTRASLLNIMTQ